GGTGATACGTGGCACATTGACATCGTCGCGCCAGATGGCTCAAGAGTTAGGCGATCTACTGGTACGTCAGAAAAAAGAAAAGCACAAGAATATCACGACAAGCTGAAGCATGAACTGTGGGAAGTTTCTCGACTCAATAAAAAGCCGGAAAGGTTATTCCAAGAAGGTGTTATCTTATTTTTGAAAGATGGGCTGGGGCAAAGTAACTATAACTATAAACAACTAAAGGCAGAGTATTTTTTATCATACTTTAAAGATAGGGCATTATCTTCAATTTCTGGAGAGGAAATACTTTTAAGCCTGCCAAAAGTTAATATGTTAAATGGTAAATTAGTATCAAACGCAACAAGAAATCGTTACAGGTCCGACATTATAAGGATTTTTTCTCTCAGTCACAAGATGGGCTGGATTGATTCAGTTCCATTTGTTCCGACCGAAAAAGAACCTAAAGTTAGGGTTAGGTGGATAACGAAAGAAAAAGCAGCGTTATTACTAAAAAACATTAAAATTGATTGGCTATATAATGTATGTTTTTTTGCTTTATCTACTGGTGCTAGACAAAATGAGATATTGTCATTAACTTGGCATAATGTTGATTTTGTAAATAAACTAGCAACGGTTACAGCTGAAAATGCAAAATCAGGTCGAGCAAGATCACTACCATTAAATCAATCCGCAATAGACTTACTAAGAGGACTTAGGTTTAAAAGTAGTGATGGGTACGTCTTTACTAGAAAAAATGGAAAGAGGGTTAGCAAAATAGACCACAGGCTTTTTCAGTTAGCAGTGAAAGAATCAGAAATTAATGATTTTAGATTTCACGATCTGCGCCATACTTGGGCAAGTTGGCATGTTCAAGCTGGAACACCTC
The genomic region above belongs to Orbaceae bacterium lpD02 and contains:
- a CDS encoding site-specific integrase, which translates into the protein MSIKKRGDTWHIDIVAPDGSRVRRSTGTSEKRKAQEYHDKLKHELWEVSRLNKKPERLFQEGVILFLKDGLGQSNYNYKQLKAEYFLSYFKDRALSSISGEEILLSLPKVNMLNGKLVSNATRNRYRSDIIRIFSLSHKMGWIDSVPFVPTEKEPKVRVRWITKEKAALLLKNIKIDWLYNVCFFALSTGARQNEILSLTWHNVDFVNKLATVTAENAKSGRARSLPLNQSAIDLLRGLRFKSSDGYVFTRKNGKRVSKIDHRLFQLAVKESEINDFRFHDLRHTWASWHVQAGTPLYTLKTMGGWESLEMVNKYAHLNAEHMIEYSNNVTFTAQSAGVSQIFKEVISY